In the genome of Raphanus sativus cultivar WK10039 chromosome 4, ASM80110v3, whole genome shotgun sequence, one region contains:
- the LOC108853623 gene encoding protein CHROMATIN REMODELING 8-like isoform X1: protein MEEEEDRFLLSSLGVTSANPADIEQTILDEATKKLDNDGSVEERSIQLEGGNVLPSSHSEILNRLRAVKFEIDAVASTVEQAEEEEGDDAGVQSGSVLQNALATDRLRSLRKRKNELEKELSGLRGQSGGADDRSDILRDLVKGEPSLKRKLKEIRKPSKREGKKVRVVSFHEDTDFDAVFDAASAGFVETERDELVRKGILTPFHKLEGFERRLQQPGPSNTRNLPEGEDENEESSSIDRAVQSMSLAAKARPTTKLLDAQDLPKLEPTPVPFRRLRKLYKTNDSSDSDAKRSKAGKSKKKRPLPKRKWTKRISHEDSSLQENEDERRISTTSSCEEEELDDLDDVDDDETSSVPLEGGLNIPERIFNKLFDYQRVGVQWLWELHCQKAGGIIGDEMGLGKTVQVLSFLGSLHFSKMYKPSIVICPVTLLRQWRREARTWYPDFHVEILHDSAKDSNGKGRANASESDYDSEGSVESDHEQKSKNTKKWSSLINRVLKSDSGLLITTYEQLRLHGEKLLNIEWGYAVLDEGHRIRNPNAEITLVCKQLQTVHRIIMTGAPIQNKLTELWSLFDFVFPGKLGVLPVFEAEFSVPITVGGYANASPLQVSTAYRCAVVLRDLIMPYLLRRMKADVNAHLTKKTEHVLFCSLTVEQRSTYRAFLASSEVEDIFDGNKNSLYGIDVMRKICNHPDLLEREHSHQNPDYGNPERSGKMKVVAEVLKVWKQQGHRVLLFSQTQQMLDILESFLVASEYSYRRMDGLTPVKQRMALIDEFNNSDDVFVFVLTTKVGGLGTNLTGANRVIIFDPDWNPSNDMQARERAWRIGQKKDVTVYRLITRGTIEEKVYHRQIYKHFLTNRILKNPQQKRFFKARDMKDLFILNDDGDSNASTETSNIFSQLSEDINIIGAQTESTTDTTTQLDIHDAADEVSGEKGAETTDRNGEPVDEETNILKSLFDAHGIHSAVNHDAIINANDEEEKMRLEHQASQVAQRAAEALRQSRMLRSRESISVPTWTGRSGCAGAPSSVRRRFGSTVNSRLTTADKSSAVKNGISAGLSSGKAPSSAELLSKIRGNREQAIGVALEHTQTPNPSSSSLQPEVLIRQICSFVQRRGGSTDTSSIVNHFSDRVPAKDVPLFKSLLKEIATLRKDPNGSVWVLKSEYKD, encoded by the exons atggaggaagaagaggatAGGTTTCTGTTGAGTAGCTTAGGTGTGACATCCGCTAATCCTGCAGATATCGAACAGACGATTCTCGATGAG GCGACAAAGAAGCTTGATAACGATGGGAGTGTGGAGGAGAGGTCTATACAGCTGGAAGGAGGCAATGTCCTTCCATCAAGCCATAGCGAGATTTTGAATAGACTGAGGGCTGTGAAGTTCGAAATAGATGCTGTTGCATCGACCGTTGAGCaagcggaggaggaggagggtgaTGATGCAGGAGTGCAGAGTGGTTCTGTACTTCAGAATGCTCTTGCTACAGACCGTCTTAGAAGCCTTAGGAAGAGAAAAAATGAACTTGAAAAGGAGCTCTCTGGTTTACGTGGTCAGAGCGGTGGTGCTGATGATCGGAGTGATATACTGCGGGATCTGGTGAAGGGAGAGCCTAGTCTTAAGAGAAAATTGAAAGAGATTCGGAAACCAAGCAAGAGAGAAGGGAAGAAGGTGAGAGTAGTGTCGTTTCATGAGGATACGGATTTTGATGCCGTTTTCGATGCTGCTTCTGCAGGTTTTGTTGAAACG GAAAGAGATGAATTGGTTAGAAAAGGAATTTTAACTCCTTTCCACAAGCTCGAGGGTTTTGAACGCCGACTTCAACAACCTGGACCGTCAAACACGCGTAACTTACCTGAAGGAGAAGACGAAAATGAGGAGTCCAGCAGTATTGATAGAGCTGTCCAATCAATGTCGCTGGCTGCAAAAGCTCGCCCAACAACCAAGCTACTTGATGCACAGGACTTGCCAAAGCTTGAACCGACCCCTGTTCCTTTTAGAAGGCTAAGAAAGCTTTACAAGACTAATGATTCTTCGGATAGTGATGCAAAGCGAAGTAAAGCTGGGAAGAGCAAAAAGAAGCGGCCTTTGCCTAAAAGGAAATGGACAAAGCGGATTTCTCACGAAGACTCTAGTCTTCAAGAAAATG AAGATGAACGGAGAATCTCGACCACGTccagttgtgaggaagaagagctAGATGATCTTGATGACGTGGACGACGACGAGACATCCTCTGTACCGCTTGAGGGTGGATTAAACATTCCTGAACGTATATTTAATAAACTTTTTGATTACCAAAGAGTTGGAGTGCAGTGGCTCTGGGAACTTCATTGCCAAAAGGCTGGTGGCATTATCGGGGACGAGATGGGTCTTGGTAAGACTGTTCAGGTCTTATCTTTTCTCGGATCCTTGCATTTCAGCAAGATGTACAAGCCGAGTATTGTCATATGTCCTGTCACACTCTTGCGTCAGTGGAGAAGGGAAGCACGGACATGGTACCCGGATTTTCACGTGGAAATACTCCATGACTCGGCAAAAGATTCAAATGGCAAAGGACGAGCCAATGCCTCTGAAAGTGATTATGATAGTGAAGGTTCAGTCGAGAGTGATCATGAGCAAAAGTCTAAGAACACCAAGAAATGGAGTTCTTTGATTAACCGGGTTCTAAAATCTGACTCGGGGCTACTCATCACCACATATGAGCAATTGAGGCTGCATGGTGAGAAGCTGCTCAATATTGAGTGGGGTTATGCAGTACTGGACGAAGGCCATCGTATCCGGAACCCAAATGCTGAAATTACTTTGGTGTGCAAACAGTTGCAGACCGTCCATCGAATTATTATGACTGGGGCACCAATCCAGAATAAACTGACAGAACTCTGGTCCTTGTTCGATTTTGTTTTCCCGGGAAAACTGGGCGTCCTACCCGTCTTTGAGGCTGAGTTTTCTGTTCCCATAACTGTGGGTGGGTACGCAAATGCGTCTCCATTGCAAGTGTCGACAGCCTACAG ATGTGCAGTTGTTCTTCGTGATCTGATCATGCCATACCTCCTCCGCCGGATGAAGGCTGATGTGAACGCACATCTCACAAAAAAGACTGAACATGTTCTCTTCTGCAGCCTCACAGTGGAGCAGAGATCTACCTACAGGGCGTTTCTTGCGAGCTCAGAGGTAGAAGATATTTTTGATGGCAACAAGAACTCTCTGTATGGGATTGATGTGATGCGTAAGATTTGCAACCACCCTGATCTACTCGAGAGAGAACACTCTCACCAGAACCCAGATTATGGGAATCCAGAACGCAGTGGGAAGATGAAGGTTGTTGCGGAAGTTCTCAAGGTCTGGAAACAGCAAGGACACCGTGTACTTCTGTTTTCGCAGACTCAGCAAATGCTTGACATCCTAGAAAGCTTCTTGGTTGCAAGCGAGTATAGTTACCGGAGGATGGATGGTCTTACGCCAGTGAAACAGAGGATGGCGTTGATCGATGAGTTTAACAACTCAGATGATGTGTTTGTTTTCGTTCTGACGACGAAGGTGGGTGGTTTGGGAACAAACTTGACTGGGGCGAATAGGGTCATCATCTTTGACCCGGATTGGAACCCCTCAAATGATATGCAGGCAAGGGAACGAGCTTGGCGTATAGGGCAGAAGAAGGATGTTACTGTTTACAGATTGATCACACGAGGGACAATTGAGGAGAAAGTATATCATAGAcagatatataaacattttctcACCAATAGGATCCTGAAGAATCCACAGCAGAAAAGATTCTTCAAAGCTAGGGATATGAAAGATCTTTTCATCCTGAATGATGATGGTGACAGCAACGCATCCACGGAGACTTCTAACATCTTCAGTCAGCTGTCTGAAGATATAAACATCATAGGAGCTCAAACAGAGAGTACAACCGATACCACCACACAACTTGATATTCACGATGCAGCAGATGAAGTCTCAGGGGAAAAAGGTGCGGAAACCACAGATAGAAATGGTGAGCCAGTGGATGAAGAGACGAATATCTTGAAGAGTCTCTTCGACGCACATGGAATACAT AGTGCTGTGAACCACGACGCCATCATTAACGCAAACGACGAGGAAGAGAAGATGAGACTTGAACACCAGGCATCTCAAGTAGCACAGAGAGCCGCGGAAGCATTGCGCCAATCACGGATGCTGCGTAGCCGAGAAAGCATCTCAGTGCCCACATGGACGGGAAGATCTGGCTGTGCAGGTGCACCTTCATCTGTCCGGAGGAGATTCGGTTCAACTGTGAATTCCCGGTTAACCACAGCAGACAAATCATCAGCTGTCAAGAACGGTATCAGCGCGGGTCTATCTTCAGGCAAAGCACCGTCTTCCGCAGAGCTTCTCAGCAAAATCCGAGGGAACAGAGAACAAGCCATTGGCGTTGCCCTTGAGCATACGCAAACTCCAAAcccgtcttcttcttcgttgcAGCCCGAGGTCCTGATCCGACAGATATGCAGCTTTGTACAACGAAGAGGCGGAAGCACGGACACGAGCAGCATTGTCAACCATTTCTCGGACAGAGTCCCTGCTAAAGATGTACCGTTGTTTAAGAGTCTCTTGAAGGAGATTGCCACGCTTAGGAAGGATCCAAACGGTTCGGTGTGGGTCCTCAAATCAGAGTACAAAGACTGA
- the LOC108853623 gene encoding protein CHROMATIN REMODELING 8-like isoform X2 translates to MRIRILMPFSMLLLQVLLKRDELVRKGILTPFHKLEGFERRLQQPGPSNTRNLPEGEDENEESSSIDRAVQSMSLAAKARPTTKLLDAQDLPKLEPTPVPFRRLRKLYKTNDSSDSDAKRSKAGKSKKKRPLPKRKWTKRISHEDSSLQENEDERRISTTSSCEEEELDDLDDVDDDETSSVPLEGGLNIPERIFNKLFDYQRVGVQWLWELHCQKAGGIIGDEMGLGKTVQVLSFLGSLHFSKMYKPSIVICPVTLLRQWRREARTWYPDFHVEILHDSAKDSNGKGRANASESDYDSEGSVESDHEQKSKNTKKWSSLINRVLKSDSGLLITTYEQLRLHGEKLLNIEWGYAVLDEGHRIRNPNAEITLVCKQLQTVHRIIMTGAPIQNKLTELWSLFDFVFPGKLGVLPVFEAEFSVPITVGGYANASPLQVSTAYRCAVVLRDLIMPYLLRRMKADVNAHLTKKTEHVLFCSLTVEQRSTYRAFLASSEVEDIFDGNKNSLYGIDVMRKICNHPDLLEREHSHQNPDYGNPERSGKMKVVAEVLKVWKQQGHRVLLFSQTQQMLDILESFLVASEYSYRRMDGLTPVKQRMALIDEFNNSDDVFVFVLTTKVGGLGTNLTGANRVIIFDPDWNPSNDMQARERAWRIGQKKDVTVYRLITRGTIEEKVYHRQIYKHFLTNRILKNPQQKRFFKARDMKDLFILNDDGDSNASTETSNIFSQLSEDINIIGAQTESTTDTTTQLDIHDAADEVSGEKGAETTDRNGEPVDEETNILKSLFDAHGIHSAVNHDAIINANDEEEKMRLEHQASQVAQRAAEALRQSRMLRSRESISVPTWTGRSGCAGAPSSVRRRFGSTVNSRLTTADKSSAVKNGISAGLSSGKAPSSAELLSKIRGNREQAIGVALEHTQTPNPSSSSLQPEVLIRQICSFVQRRGGSTDTSSIVNHFSDRVPAKDVPLFKSLLKEIATLRKDPNGSVWVLKSEYKD, encoded by the exons ATGAGGATACGGATTTTGATGCCGTTTTCGATGCTGCTTCTGCAGGTTTTGTTGAAACG AGATGAATTGGTTAGAAAAGGAATTTTAACTCCTTTCCACAAGCTCGAGGGTTTTGAACGCCGACTTCAACAACCTGGACCGTCAAACACGCGTAACTTACCTGAAGGAGAAGACGAAAATGAGGAGTCCAGCAGTATTGATAGAGCTGTCCAATCAATGTCGCTGGCTGCAAAAGCTCGCCCAACAACCAAGCTACTTGATGCACAGGACTTGCCAAAGCTTGAACCGACCCCTGTTCCTTTTAGAAGGCTAAGAAAGCTTTACAAGACTAATGATTCTTCGGATAGTGATGCAAAGCGAAGTAAAGCTGGGAAGAGCAAAAAGAAGCGGCCTTTGCCTAAAAGGAAATGGACAAAGCGGATTTCTCACGAAGACTCTAGTCTTCAAGAAAATG AAGATGAACGGAGAATCTCGACCACGTccagttgtgaggaagaagagctAGATGATCTTGATGACGTGGACGACGACGAGACATCCTCTGTACCGCTTGAGGGTGGATTAAACATTCCTGAACGTATATTTAATAAACTTTTTGATTACCAAAGAGTTGGAGTGCAGTGGCTCTGGGAACTTCATTGCCAAAAGGCTGGTGGCATTATCGGGGACGAGATGGGTCTTGGTAAGACTGTTCAGGTCTTATCTTTTCTCGGATCCTTGCATTTCAGCAAGATGTACAAGCCGAGTATTGTCATATGTCCTGTCACACTCTTGCGTCAGTGGAGAAGGGAAGCACGGACATGGTACCCGGATTTTCACGTGGAAATACTCCATGACTCGGCAAAAGATTCAAATGGCAAAGGACGAGCCAATGCCTCTGAAAGTGATTATGATAGTGAAGGTTCAGTCGAGAGTGATCATGAGCAAAAGTCTAAGAACACCAAGAAATGGAGTTCTTTGATTAACCGGGTTCTAAAATCTGACTCGGGGCTACTCATCACCACATATGAGCAATTGAGGCTGCATGGTGAGAAGCTGCTCAATATTGAGTGGGGTTATGCAGTACTGGACGAAGGCCATCGTATCCGGAACCCAAATGCTGAAATTACTTTGGTGTGCAAACAGTTGCAGACCGTCCATCGAATTATTATGACTGGGGCACCAATCCAGAATAAACTGACAGAACTCTGGTCCTTGTTCGATTTTGTTTTCCCGGGAAAACTGGGCGTCCTACCCGTCTTTGAGGCTGAGTTTTCTGTTCCCATAACTGTGGGTGGGTACGCAAATGCGTCTCCATTGCAAGTGTCGACAGCCTACAG ATGTGCAGTTGTTCTTCGTGATCTGATCATGCCATACCTCCTCCGCCGGATGAAGGCTGATGTGAACGCACATCTCACAAAAAAGACTGAACATGTTCTCTTCTGCAGCCTCACAGTGGAGCAGAGATCTACCTACAGGGCGTTTCTTGCGAGCTCAGAGGTAGAAGATATTTTTGATGGCAACAAGAACTCTCTGTATGGGATTGATGTGATGCGTAAGATTTGCAACCACCCTGATCTACTCGAGAGAGAACACTCTCACCAGAACCCAGATTATGGGAATCCAGAACGCAGTGGGAAGATGAAGGTTGTTGCGGAAGTTCTCAAGGTCTGGAAACAGCAAGGACACCGTGTACTTCTGTTTTCGCAGACTCAGCAAATGCTTGACATCCTAGAAAGCTTCTTGGTTGCAAGCGAGTATAGTTACCGGAGGATGGATGGTCTTACGCCAGTGAAACAGAGGATGGCGTTGATCGATGAGTTTAACAACTCAGATGATGTGTTTGTTTTCGTTCTGACGACGAAGGTGGGTGGTTTGGGAACAAACTTGACTGGGGCGAATAGGGTCATCATCTTTGACCCGGATTGGAACCCCTCAAATGATATGCAGGCAAGGGAACGAGCTTGGCGTATAGGGCAGAAGAAGGATGTTACTGTTTACAGATTGATCACACGAGGGACAATTGAGGAGAAAGTATATCATAGAcagatatataaacattttctcACCAATAGGATCCTGAAGAATCCACAGCAGAAAAGATTCTTCAAAGCTAGGGATATGAAAGATCTTTTCATCCTGAATGATGATGGTGACAGCAACGCATCCACGGAGACTTCTAACATCTTCAGTCAGCTGTCTGAAGATATAAACATCATAGGAGCTCAAACAGAGAGTACAACCGATACCACCACACAACTTGATATTCACGATGCAGCAGATGAAGTCTCAGGGGAAAAAGGTGCGGAAACCACAGATAGAAATGGTGAGCCAGTGGATGAAGAGACGAATATCTTGAAGAGTCTCTTCGACGCACATGGAATACAT AGTGCTGTGAACCACGACGCCATCATTAACGCAAACGACGAGGAAGAGAAGATGAGACTTGAACACCAGGCATCTCAAGTAGCACAGAGAGCCGCGGAAGCATTGCGCCAATCACGGATGCTGCGTAGCCGAGAAAGCATCTCAGTGCCCACATGGACGGGAAGATCTGGCTGTGCAGGTGCACCTTCATCTGTCCGGAGGAGATTCGGTTCAACTGTGAATTCCCGGTTAACCACAGCAGACAAATCATCAGCTGTCAAGAACGGTATCAGCGCGGGTCTATCTTCAGGCAAAGCACCGTCTTCCGCAGAGCTTCTCAGCAAAATCCGAGGGAACAGAGAACAAGCCATTGGCGTTGCCCTTGAGCATACGCAAACTCCAAAcccgtcttcttcttcgttgcAGCCCGAGGTCCTGATCCGACAGATATGCAGCTTTGTACAACGAAGAGGCGGAAGCACGGACACGAGCAGCATTGTCAACCATTTCTCGGACAGAGTCCCTGCTAAAGATGTACCGTTGTTTAAGAGTCTCTTGAAGGAGATTGCCACGCTTAGGAAGGATCCAAACGGTTCGGTGTGGGTCCTCAAATCAGAGTACAAAGACTGA
- the LOC130510427 gene encoding uncharacterized protein LOC130510427 — MSDQGPLPMPLGGNFSIPKPVSDFFEGVEKLIPGHILGMIISSKPDNSRVTVVSCKETSYARWRNHTVMPGFLKDTNWKEYMGRVRDQGGHDTCWAVVTAELISAIRFILKYDAKYTEYSAQYLVDYANPAKALANYPKEKHYCYTYSVAKGLDFVLDGGIPTEAHWEYKGCRKQPAYRTPKDHPHVHIASVQRLTSVEEMFHNLQFHPIGGIYRGPTSKASVYIGAHAVSIYGIKVVNGETIALVKSTHGTELGNDGYFRVSLDTMLVEEVDSLSHFAASPNTRD, encoded by the exons ATGAGTGACCAAGGTCCACTTCCGATGCCTCTTGGC GGAAATTTCAGCATACCTAAACCTGTCTCTGACTTCTTTGAGGGTGTAGAGAAGCTTATTCCTGGTCACATCTTGGGAATGATCATATCATCGAAACCAGATAACAGTCGTGTCACGGTTGTCAGCTGCAAAGAAACTTCATACGCTAGGTGGAGAAATCACACG GTTATGCCAGGCTTTCTGAAGGATACAAACTGGAAAGAGTACATGGGTCGTGTTAGAGATCAAGGAGGCCATG ACACTTGTTGGGCTGTTGTAACTGCAGAGTTGATCAGTGCCATAAGATTCATTCTGAAGTATGATGCAAAGTACACTGAGTACTCTGCCCAGTACTTAGTGGATTATGCTAACCCAGCAAAGGCATTAGCGAACTATCCAAAAGAAAAGCATTACTGCTACACTTACTCTGTAGCTAAAGGGTTAGATTTTGTACTGGATGGAGGTATACCAACAGAAGCACACTGGGAATATAAGGGTTGTAGGAAACAGCCAGCTTACCGTACACCAAAGGATCATCCTCATGTTCACATTGCTTCTGTTCAGCGATTAACTTCTGTAGAAGAGATGTTCCACAACTTGCAATTTCATCCAATTGGG GGAATTTACCGAGGGCCTACATCCAAAGCATCTGTGTATATAGGTGCTCATGCAGTCTCCATATATGGCATTAAAGTGGTAAACGGAGAGACCATTGCGCTCGTGAAGTCTACTCACGGCACAGAATTAGGGAATGACGGTTACTTCAGAGTATCTCTAGATACCATGCTAGTTGAG GAAGTGGATTCCCTCTCACATTTTGCGGCTTCACCAAACACTCGAGATTGA
- the LOC108853625 gene encoding casein kinase 1-like protein 6 translates to MDLKMDNVIGGKFKLGRKIGGGSFGELFLGVSVQTGEEVAVKLEPAKTKHPQLHYESKIYMLLQGGTGIPSLKWFGVQGDYNAMVIDLLGPSLEDLFNYCNRKLTLKSVLMLADQLISRVEYMHSRGFLHRDIKPDNFLMGLGRKANQVYVIDFGLAKKYRDLQTHRHIPYRENKNLTGTARYASVNTHLGVEQSRRDDLESLGYVLMYFLRGSLPWQGLKAGTKKQKYDRISEKKVSTPIEVLCKSYPQEFASYFQYCRSLRFEDKPDYSYLKRLFRDLFIREGYQFDYVFDWTALKHPQSNSSSRSSSHGRHRTGKPAVAAGPSAEKPERISVGREIRDRFSGAVEAFARRNATGATPHQSQTKHRTVDDVPSPMKPSVNMVSEKGRNTSRYGSASRRAVASGSRPSSSGEQGDSRSSSRVASSGGGGGGGGRPSVFQRAQAAAGVSGYESKTASSFNRNRVAASRTARDDALRSFELLSIRK, encoded by the exons ATGGACTTGAAAATGGATAATGTAATCGGTGGCAAGTTTAAGCTTGGTCGGAAGATCGGCGGTGGCTCTTTTGGAGAGCTTTTTCttg GAGTAAGTGTGCAAACCGGAGAAGAAGTCGCTGTAAAGCTG GAGCCTGCGAAAACTAAGCATCCACAACTTCATTATGAATCCAAGATTTACATGCTTCTACAAGGAGGAA CTGGCATCCCTAGCCTCAAGTGGTTTGGGGTTCAGGGAGACTACAATGCGATGGTCATTGATCTGCTTGGTCCGAGTTTGGAGGATTTGTTCAACTATTGTAATAGGAAGCTTACTTTGAAGTCAGTTTTGATGCTTGCGGATCAACTG ATTAGCAGAGTTGAGTATATGCATTCAAGAGGATTTCTTCACCGAGACATAAAACCAGACAATTTCTTGATGGGACTTGGTCGCAAAGCAAACCAG GTGTATGTCATTGATTTTGGGCTTGCAAAGAAGTATAGGGATCTCCAAACACATAGACACATCCCCTACAG AGAAAACAAGAACCTTACAGGCACAGCTAGGTATGCTAGCGTCAACACTCACCTTGGTGTTG AGCAAAGTCGGAGGGATGATCTGGAGTCTCTTGGTTACGTGCTCATGTATTTCCTCAGAGGAAG CCTCCCATGGCAGGGGCTAAAAGCTGGAACAAAGAAGCAGAAGTATGACAGAATCAGCGAGAAGAAAGTTTCAACTCCTATAGAG GTCTTGTGCAAGTCCTATCCACAAGAATTCGCATCATACTTTCAGTACTGCAGGTCCTTGCGATTCGAAGACAAACCAGACTACTCGTATCTAAAGCGGCTATTCCGAGATTTGTTTATCCGCGAAg GTTATCAGTTTGACTATGTATTTGACTGGACTGCATTGAAACACCCTCAGAGTAATTCTAGTTCCCGGTCCAGCTCCCACGGAAGG CATCGCACTGGTAAACCAGCTGTGGCTGCAGGACCGTCTGCTGAAAAACCTGAAAGGATCTCAG TTGGGAGGGAGATCCGCGACAGATTCTCTGGTGCAGTTGAAGCATTCGCGAGAAGGAACGCTACAGGAGCCACTCCCCATCAAAGCCAAACAAAGCATCGAACTGTTGACGATGTTCCTTCACCAATGAAACCTTCTGTG AATATGGTATCTGAGAAAGGAAGGAACACTTCCAGATACGGAAGTGCTTCGAGGAGAGCGGTTGCCTCAGGGAGTAGGCCAAGCTCATCAGGTGAACAAGGGGACAGCCGCAGCTCAAGCCGTGTGGCCTCaagcggtggtggtggtggtggtggtggccgACCATCTGTCTTTCAGAGAGCCCAAGCGGCAGCTGGTGTGAGTGGATACGAGTCTAAGACAGCTTCTTCCTTTAACCGAAACAGAGTGGCTGCTTCTAGGACGGCACGTGATGATGCTCTCAGAAGCTTTGAGCTTCTTTCTATCCGCAAATGA